In Chitinophagaceae bacterium, the DNA window TTTCCTCTATCTTTTTCATCAATACATCAAAAGCAATAGTATCCCCTTCAGAAAAAGTGATCTGTCGTAAAATAACCTGTCTCTTTGTACGACGGTTTCCATCAATCAGAATGTGATTAATACGGACAAAATTGTGAAATGAGCTATCCTGCGAGGGCACTGTATCGGTTTGCGCCTTTGCAATAAAACTACTTAGCAGGAAAGTAAACAGCGCACATGTGATAGCTGCGCATTTAATAACAGGCATAGAAACGAAAGTAAAACAAAAACACAATCCTGCCTTCGTGTGCGAAAAGATGATCAGATGTTCAGGTAATTCATGAGTGAATCGTAACGCTCTTTCAGATTGTCAAAATATTCTGCTTCCTGAAATGATTCTTTCACGGTGTAATTATACCGGGTGAGATCTGAAATTATGGGTTGGAGATCTGTATTATTGACTTTAATGGTGAGTTCCATTCTGGAAGTATCATAATCAGTGCCTGCAAACAGACAAAGAATTTTTACATGATTGGATTCAATGATGCGGACAATTTCACTCAATGAATAATCTTTTACATGCAGCTCGAGCACGATGATGCCACCAGGTTCAAGTATGTCCGTCTGTTCCGCAAAATAATTCAGCAAATCGGTTCGGGTGATTAATCCCAGATAAGTTTCGTCTTTATCTGTTACAGGAATAACAGTGAGCCGAAGCTCAGATGCCATTTTCAGCACTTCAAACATATGTTCACTATCGTGAATAAACGGACGAATTAGAGAAACAGGCAAACTGCCAATAGGATCTTCTTCACCATGAGCATTCAGAATGTCTTCTTCAGAAATAAGTCCGAGCAACTGGTTTTCATTCACGATAGGAAGATGTGATACATGAAATACATTCATAAGATGTAGTGCTTCTGCACCTGTATCGGAAGTCTTAAGCGGGGAAATATTTTTAGATACGAGCGCTGCTGCTTTCATAGTCAGGCTGCTACGTTCAGTTTTTGTAAGAACTCATCAAGTATGATATTGAATTCTTCCGGTTTTTCCATCATGGGTGCATGACCGCATTCATCCACTAACACCAGTTCAGAGTTACGAAGGAGTTTATGAAATTCCTCACCAACAAAAGGTGGTGTAATACGATCCTGCTTTCCCCAGATTAACATGACCGGCATTGTTAGTTTGTGGAGCAGACGGCTGAGA includes these proteins:
- a CDS encoding CBS domain-containing protein; this translates as MKAAALVSKNISPLKTSDTGAEALHLMNVFHVSHLPIVNENQLLGLISEEDILNAHGEEDPIGSLPVSLIRPFIHDSEHMFEVLKMASELRLTVIPVTDKDETYLGLITRTDLLNYFAEQTDILEPGGIIVLELHVKDYSLSEIVRIIESNHVKILCLFAGTDYDTSRMELTIKVNNTDLQPIISDLTRYNYTVKESFQEAEYFDNLKERYDSLMNYLNI